GCGACCAAGGGTATCAGGGCCAGCTGTCGATCCTCTAAACCACGGAGTTCCCGGGCCAGAGTGAGCCCGTCCATTCCCGGCATTCGAATATCGGTAAACACCACGTCGAAAGGCTCCCGGCCAAGCAACGCCAAAGCGCTCCGTCCTTCCTCAGAGACGTGCACACGATACCCCCTGGAGCGCAATCTTTGGGAGGCCACATCACGACCGGTTGGGTCATCGTCGACTAACAAAATCCGTATTTGTACGGGTGCGATAGCAGTCAATGCAAGCTCCGTGTCCTAAAAAGGGATGGACGGATCGGCGGTTGGGTTGGGAAACGCAAGGAGGAATGATTCATCCATCGAGTCATGAAACACACCAACCCGAGTTCGGATCACGATTATCCCCTCAAACAGGCCCAGAGAATGGGGATAACCCGACCATTCACTCTTTGATGCGAGCCTCACCTACTCGAATCAGGGCCTGCCGGGTAATGATGGGTCCGATCACTTCAAAAAGCACCGTGGAGGCGATCACGACCGGCAATAATATTTTCCCCAGCTCCGGAAGCCTCTGGGAAGCGATCATAGCCATTCCCAAGGCTACTCCCGCCTGGGGCAGGAGGGCCAACCCCATCCAGCGGCGCATGTCAGGAGGGGCATCACAACAGCTGGCCCCCAACGCACCGCCCATGATCCGCCCAACAATCCGCAACAATATATAAGCCAGCCCCACTCCCCCCAAAGCAGGCAGCAGTTCCGGCTGGAGGGAGGAGCCGGCAAACACAAAAAAGAGAATCAGGAAAGGCCAGATCACCCGCTCGACGATGCGAAACGGACGCTCCCGCCACACCCCGAGATTGACCAATACCGCCCCTTGGACCATGGCCGCCAGCAAAAAGGAGGTCTCCAGCCAGATGGCCATGCCACCCGCCAGAAATATCATGGAGAGCGCCCCCACCAGGGTGTTTTCACCCGTCTGCCCCCGGTCCAACCAGCGGCTCATGGCCAAGCCCCAAAAAAGCCCGATCAAGCACCCACCGCCCACTTCCCAAAGCCCGTGAAGCAACGGCTCCCAGGCGCTCCCACCACCGCTGATGGTCTGTGCGGCTGCCAACAGCAGGGAAAAAGCCACCAAACCCATGGCATCATCGATGGCAACGATACCGAGCAAAGTCTGGGTAAATGGACCCCGAGCACCGGTTTCACGGATCACATCGGTGGTCGCAGCTGGATCGGTCGCAGTGGCGATACCGGCAAAAAGCAGCGCCAGCTCCAGGGAGATCCCCACCATCAACATGCCCCCTACGACGATTCCTACCGTTGCCACTACCAACATGGCAGCCAGGGTCACCACCAGACGCCCCTGGTGGCGTAAAGAAGAAAGGGTAAAATGCTCCCCCAACAAAAACCCGACCAGGAGCAGGGCCATATCGGCCAAAATGTTCAACCAGGGCAGATGCACCTCGGAAATCAGATGCACCCCACCCGGCCCAAGAATCATCCCCACCACCAGAAGCAGCGTCACCCGGGGCAAATTGATTTTGCGACCGACAATATCGGCCATAAACCCCAGGAGGAACAAAACGCCGAGAGTTAGGAATGTATCTACCTGAGAACTCATGACTTATCTGACCCATATGGTTCAAAGGGGTTCAGTTTGGAGGCCGTAAAGAGAGGTATCGCCATCATTTTATTATCGTCTTACCCCCTCTTTTATCGCCATGATTCCCAAACGGAGCGGTTACGGTTTGTTTCAGCGAAGGAATCCTGCCAATATGGACGACTCGGGAAGCAGGCCCATCTGCTGAAAGTATGGCATTGCTGTCACCACATCAAAATACCAGAAATGCGGGCCAGATTACGCACGAACCCCGGGAACTCACAACAGTTGATTTCCAAAATGCCGAAAAAGTAATTAAAATAGACTGTTTCCTCCACCTTCCGGTTACAAAGCGTTCATGAACAAACCCCTTCAGGTTCTCATCGTTGATGACAATCCCGTGGAACGGACGCTTCTGGCGGGATTGCTGAAAAAAATGACCCGGTGGAAAATCCATCCGGTCACCTGCGCCACCGGAACTGGGGCCCTGCGACGCATCCGCGCCCAGATGCCGGACATCGCCTTTGTAGATTACCGCCTGGAAGGGGAAACCGGTACCGACCTGATTCGCCAGCTGAAAGAGGCAGGCTGTCGTGGCGGCTTTATTCTTTTTACCGGCATGGAGGGGGATGAAGCAATCGTTGCCGCACTTCGGGCCGGAGCCCATGACTATCTGCGCAAGACCGATCTTTCGATAGAGACCCTCAGCCGCTCCATCCA
This genomic interval from Magnetococcales bacterium contains the following:
- a CDS encoding cation:proton antiporter; this encodes MSSQVDTFLTLGVLFLLGFMADIVGRKINLPRVTLLLVVGMILGPGGVHLISEVHLPWLNILADMALLLVGFLLGEHFTLSSLRHQGRLVVTLAAMLVVATVGIVVGGMLMVGISLELALLFAGIATATDPAATTDVIRETGARGPFTQTLLGIVAIDDAMGLVAFSLLLAAAQTISGGGSAWEPLLHGLWEVGGGCLIGLFWGLAMSRWLDRGQTGENTLVGALSMIFLAGGMAIWLETSFLLAAMVQGAVLVNLGVWRERPFRIVERVIWPFLILFFVFAGSSLQPELLPALGGVGLAYILLRIVGRIMGGALGASCCDAPPDMRRWMGLALLPQAGVALGMAMIASQRLPELGKILLPVVIASTVLFEVIGPIITRQALIRVGEARIKE